One genomic window of Elaeis guineensis isolate ETL-2024a chromosome 2, EG11, whole genome shotgun sequence includes the following:
- the LOC140855551 gene encoding thaumatin-like protein produces the protein MVPGGGRQLDRGQSWPINVNPGTTGGRVRARTGCSFDGNGNGHCQTGDCGGKLACTAYGSPPNTLAEFALNQFQNLDFIDISLVDGFNVPMDFSPTSGCSRGIRCTADIVGQCPNELKAPGGCNNPCTVFKTNEYCCNSGSCGPTNYSRFFKERCPDAYSYPKDDQTSTFTCPGGTNYKVTFCP, from the coding sequence ATGGTCCCCGGCGGTGGTCGCCAGCTCGACCGCGGCCAGTCCTGGCCCATCAACGTCAACCCCGGCACTACCGGTGGCCGCGTCAGGGCTCGCACCGGCTGTTCGTTCGACGGCAACGGCAACGGGCACTGCCAGACCGGTGACTGCGGTGGTAAACTTGCCTGCACGGCCTACGGCAGCCCGCCCAACACCCTCGCCGAGTTCGCCCTCAACCAGTTCCAGAACCTCGACTTCATCGACATCTCCCTCGTCGACGGCTTCAACGTGCCGATGGACTTCAGCCCGACCTCGGGCTGCAGCAGGGGGATCCGGTGCACGGCCGACATCGTCGGGCAGTGCCCCAACGAGCTCAAAGCTCCCGGCGGTTGCAACAACCCGTGCACCGTCTTCAAGACTAATGAGTATTGCTGCAACTCCGGGAGCTGCGGACCGACCAACTATTCCAGGTTCTTTAAGGAGAGATGCCCGGATGCGTACAGTTACCCCAAGGACGACCAGACCAGCACCTTCACTTGCCCCGGGGGGACCAACTACAAGGTTACCTTCTGCCCTTGA